Proteins co-encoded in one candidate division WOR-3 bacterium genomic window:
- a CDS encoding transaldolase family protein yields the protein MALFIDSAIKEEVKKLADLGLINGVTTNPKLLAQTKRPAQEVIKELAEVSPGYLFYQLTKETVSEMEREAYEFYEIAPKKIALKIPARTTYLSLIKKLRDKIPCAVTAVFSEYQAYLACELGAQFIIPYVNRSTRLQGDGISLVRRIRKVIETLGSKTEILAASIKTPDEAIGSVLAGASHLSLPYDLIIALGNHPLSEEAIKEFSQFAKE from the coding sequence ATGGCTCTCTTTATTGACAGCGCAATTAAAGAGGAGGTAAAAAAACTGGCAGATTTGGGACTAATAAATGGGGTGACAACCAATCCCAAACTCCTTGCCCAGACCAAAAGACCAGCCCAAGAGGTGATTAAAGAATTGGCGGAAGTTTCTCCCGGCTATCTCTTTTACCAGTTGACCAAGGAGACTGTTTCCGAGATGGAGAGGGAGGCTTATGAATTTTATGAGATCGCACCCAAAAAGATTGCTCTAAAAATTCCTGCCCGCACTACCTATTTGAGTCTCATAAAGAAGTTGCGTGATAAAATACCTTGTGCCGTAACCGCAGTTTTCAGTGAATACCAGGCTTATCTGGCTTGTGAACTTGGTGCCCAATTTATTATCCCTTATGTCAACCGCTCAACCCGACTTCAAGGGGACGGCATCTCTTTGGTGAGAAGAATCCGAAAGGTGATTGAGACCTTGGGAAGTAAGACGGAGATTTTGGCGGCAAGTATTAAGACACCAGATGAGGCGATCGGCTCAGTCCTTGCTGGTGCTTCTCATCTCAGCCTTCCTTATGATTTAATTATCGCCCTGGGCAATCATCCCCTCTCCGAAGAGGCAATTAAAGAGTTCTCCCAGTTTGCCAAAGAATGA
- a CDS encoding SpoIID/LytB domain-containing protein, translated as MRIITSKLSLISFLLFLITCARFYITPKIKEEPLIRVLLFSEITDSLIITAPEGFQLGEIRMKKGEKIVLKPKVFPKWIFGKEKEVKITPLGKDYLRVGDLVLRGEVVLREEKDKIYILNVLPLEEYLYSVVGCEIGPLNEKNFSAAKAQAVAARTYAIYRMFDNAGNFYHIYASPAKDQAYKGKNWETELTRRAVKETRGEVLTFKGRPIIAYYHANCGGLTNSKDKPYLKSLPDSPGHSPGRKPFCASSHHFSWELKIKKKELENIVKKEGIKKIFLKKDRKTKRVRRVEIKTKKGNLSLSGEEFRKLLGLKTNFFDLRIIGKEVEIKGRGWGHGWGMCQTGALEMARRGYSYTAILKHYYKGVKIEKIY; from the coding sequence GTGAGAATAATCACATCTAAATTAAGCCTTATCTCTTTTCTCCTTTTCTTAATCACCTGTGCCCGTTTTTATATTACCCCAAAAATTAAGGAGGAGCCTCTAATCCGGGTCTTGCTCTTTTCTGAAATTACCGATTCTTTAATTATCACCGCGCCAGAGGGTTTTCAGTTAGGTGAAATTAGAATGAAGAAAGGTGAGAAGATTGTCTTAAAGCCAAAAGTATTTCCCAAATGGATTTTCGGGAAAGAGAAAGAAGTAAAAATTACTCCACTCGGAAAAGATTATTTAAGGGTTGGCGATTTGGTATTAAGGGGGGAGGTGGTTTTAAGGGAAGAGAAGGATAAGATTTATATCTTAAATGTCTTACCCTTAGAAGAATATCTCTATTCGGTTGTCGGTTGTGAGATCGGCCCTCTGAATGAGAAAAACTTCTCTGCGGCAAAAGCCCAGGCGGTTGCCGCTCGGACCTATGCTATTTATCGGATGTTTGATAACGCAGGAAATTTTTATCATATTTATGCTTCACCGGCAAAGGACCAAGCATATAAAGGAAAGAATTGGGAGACGGAATTGACCAGGCGCGCGGTAAAGGAGACAAGGGGAGAGGTTCTCACCTTTAAGGGTAGACCAATCATCGCCTATTACCATGCCAACTGCGGTGGGCTTACTAACTCCAAAGATAAACCCTACTTGAAGTCTCTTCCTGATAGCCCAGGACATTCCCCGGGAAGAAAACCTTTCTGTGCCTCTTCCCACCATTTCTCTTGGGAGTTGAAGATAAAAAAGAAGGAATTGGAAAATATTGTAAAAAAGGAAGGGATAAAGAAGATTTTCCTTAAAAAAGATAGGAAGACAAAAAGGGTGAGAAGGGTTGAGATAAAGACCAAAAAGGGAAACCTTTCCCTTTCCGGAGAAGAGTTCCGAAAATTATTGGGGTTAAAAACAAATTTTTTTGATTTAAGAATTATTGGCAAAGAAGTAGAAATTAAAGGCCGGGGTTGGGGGCATGGTTGGGGGATGTGCCAAACCGGTGCCTTAGAGATGGCAAGGAGGGGTTATTCTTATACTGCCATCTTAAAACATTATTATAAAGGGGTAAAGATTGAGAAGATTTATTAA
- a CDS encoding acyl-CoA dehydratase activase — translation MKVLLGIDVGSISTKGVILDTNYRVLASEYLRTLGNPISAIRQVLRKLKEKIPEDLEVIGVGTTGSGRRLAGVIVGADIVKNEIIAHAVAASTFYSECQTIIEIGGQDSKIIILRNGVPVDFAMNTVCAAGTGSFLDHQAQRLNIPIEEFGKIALSAKTRVKIAGRCTVFAESDMIHKAQLGLPTADIIAGLCDAIVRNYMNVVAKGKDIRPLILFQGGVAANEGVKEAFVRELKCEIIVPEYFLVMGAIGAAILAFEETNGKGSKFSGFQVADMKFETRAFECNFCPNQCEVIETYRGEELIDIYGDRCGRYSGS, via the coding sequence ATGAAGGTTCTTTTGGGGATTGATGTCGGTTCTATTTCCACCAAAGGTGTCATCTTAGATACCAATTATCGGGTTTTAGCCAGTGAGTATTTAAGAACCTTGGGTAATCCGATAAGCGCAATCCGGCAGGTTTTAAGAAAGTTAAAAGAGAAAATCCCAGAGGATTTAGAAGTGATTGGTGTCGGAACCACTGGTTCCGGCCGGAGATTGGCTGGAGTAATCGTTGGGGCGGATATCGTGAAGAACGAAATTATCGCCCATGCGGTTGCCGCCTCCACTTTCTATTCGGAATGCCAGACCATTATTGAGATTGGCGGTCAGGATTCAAAGATTATTATCCTCCGCAACGGCGTTCCGGTTGACTTTGCGATGAATACGGTCTGTGCTGCGGGCACCGGCTCATTTTTGGACCATCAAGCCCAAAGGCTCAATATCCCGATTGAAGAGTTTGGTAAGATTGCCCTATCGGCGAAAACCCGGGTGAAGATTGCCGGCCGGTGCACGGTCTTTGCGGAAAGCGATATGATTCATAAGGCACAATTAGGACTACCAACCGCGGATATTATCGCCGGCCTCTGCGATGCCATTGTCCGCAACTATATGAATGTTGTGGCTAAGGGAAAGGATATTAGACCTTTAATTCTCTTTCAGGGTGGGGTCGCGGCAAATGAGGGGGTAAAAGAGGCGTTCGTCCGGGAATTAAAGTGTGAGATTATCGTTCCGGAATACTTTTTGGTGATGGGGGCAATCGGCGCCGCAATTTTAGCCTTTGAGGAGACAAACGGGAAAGGGAGTAAATTTTCTGGTTTTCAAGTGGCGGATATGAAATTTGAGACTCGGGCTTTTGAATGTAATTTCTGCCCTAATCAGTGCGAGGTGATTGAGACCTATCGCGGAGAGGAGTTGATTGATATCTACGGGGACCGCTGCGGCAGGTATTCGGGAAGTTAG